The window AATTTCTTCACCGGGTTTGAAATTTTTGCCACGGCCAGGCGGAATGTTGCTTATGCAAAACAAAATATTAGCTGGGGGATTAATATTGTATTATTGCTCAATATTCTAAACCATATTGTAATTGCGCTAATCTTTTTTGTCGCTTTTCACTCACTCATTTTATCAAAATATGAACATGGGAACTTGAAATGGTTTTCATAATCCCATCATTCTCATTGGGGGAGCTGTGATGATTATTAGCACCATCGCGTTGAAAATAAACCTTGTTGTTCAGGGTAATTTGTACGGGGAAACGAGTTTGCAACCCTTGGCCCGTGAAGGTTTTTTACCGGTGTCCTTAAAAAAATTAAATCGTGATGGGTTACTAACGCGGGCAATTCAGTTAAATATTGTGTTAACACTAGGAATTATTTTTATTTGGTTAATTATTCCGGATCTAATTAAAGGAATTACCTTAACTTGTCAGGATGGTTTTATGTGTACCCTCCAAGAGAGTCTTTGTTATCCATAACCATTAAATGTTTCGAGCTTAACTTCTTCTTTGTCAGCTATTACAATTTTTATTTATTTGATGGTTATTTTTGTGGTCTTAAAATTAGGTGCCCAACAAAAACTAAAAATGTCAATTTGGGAATGAATTATTTTTCCCGTTATCAGTGTTATTTTAGCTGTTACATTATTTTGACATTATTATTCATTAATTGATGATTTAGTAATTCTCCATGGTGCTGAATTTAATAGTAAGCTAATTGGGTGGGGGTGGGGGTGCTGTTGAATTATTTTTTATTAGTGGTGTCAGCTTATTTATTATAATTTGTTATTTTACTTATTATTATCGCCAATATCATCGTTGTTTGCAAACTAATCCGGCGTATCAAACTTGGCTAAATCAAGAATTTATGTGAATTTATGACTGAAACTTTGTGCAAGCTAAAATTTGTAAAATCCTGAGTAATTATTTAAACAGCGATGAAAATATTAACGAGGATTACCAGAATCACCAGCACATTCTTTTACAATTAAGACACAAATTGCGTTCTGATCTTGACCATCACCAGCAATTAGAAGAACAGGAAAATGAAAAAGAATATGAAGAATAAAAGTTAGCAAAGATTAAATTCCTAATCTTTGCTATTTTTTTTCTTTTCAAATTATTAAAAACCCTTTAAAATATAATATAGTATATATGTCAGATGTTAAGATATTAAGGAGGGACAACATGGCAGGACATTCACAATTTGCTAATATTAAGCACCGGAAAGATGCCCAAGATGCTAAACGCGCCAAAATTTTTATTAAAATTTCCAAGGAAATTAGCGTGGCGGTTAAAAAAGGAGGACCAAATATTGAATCTAATCCGTCGCTACGGTTAGTATTAGAAAAAGCCCGGGCAAATAATATGCCAAAGGATAATTATGAAAAGGTAATTAAAAAAGCGGCCGGGGAAACAACGACCGATAATTATGAAGAAGTTCGTTATGAAGGTTATGGCCCAAACGGAGTGGCGGTAATTGTTGATTGTTTAACTGATAATCGTAACCGGACAGCCGCGAATGTGCGTAGTTATTTTACTAAAAAAGGTGGGAGTCTCGGACAAACGAACTCGGTGGCTTATTTATTTGAATGTAAGGGAATTATTGCCTTTAGCAATAACCAGCTTCGCGAAGATGAAGTTTTAGAATGATTATTAGAAACCGAAGCCGAAGATTTACAAGTGGAAAATAATAATTTTATTATTACAACCGCTCCGGATAAATTAATGCAAGTGAAAAAGTTCCTGACCGAAGTGAAAAAGATTAATGACTTTGATTTTGATGTTGTGGAAATTACAATGAATCCCACTCAATTTGTTGAAGTGGATAGTAGTACCAAAGAAAAAGTTGAAGGATTAATTAATTTATTAGAAGAAGATGAAGATGTTCAACAAGTCTATCATAATGCCCAATGGGATTAACACAATGCAAAGGATAGGTAATTATCCTTTTTTATCATAATTAAATAATAATATAGAAAAGAGCAGTTAAATGGCACAGCATGTCGTAAACAGAATTACAATTACATATAATCCACAGGTTTTACAAGAAATTATTGGGAACCTTGAGTTTCCAATGCTCGCTTTTGATTTTGAAGTATATCACTTTCGCAAGGGCTATCAGTTATATGACCATCTGCAGGACAGTCATTCAAAACCGTTTTTAATTGGCACAACCGTTCTTAACAGTTTGGATGTTTTACAAACAAAACCTCTGGATGAGTTAATTTAACTACCAATATCATTTAAACTGATCAATTAATAATAAAAAGCAGCATAGTTTAAAATCCTTTGCCCATTTTTTAAAGCCCGCGTTAACTTGCGAAAGTTATGACCATTAATTTTCTCAATATAGTCTAAATTAAAACCAGCAAATCTTATTAGAAATTAATAATTATGGTTATGAAATTACGTTAATTATCCCCAAAGAAATTAATCTACATGAAAAGGATTTTTTACAGGTATACACTTGTTTGATTAATAATGAGTTTGCTGCTTACCAGTGGTTTAGCTTTTATAATTTAGAAACCAAAAAACTATTTTTAGATTTATTAACAATACCAACAATTGATTTAAAAACAGCTTACAATGTTTTTACCCAGATTGGGGTTGACCAGTTATTAAGTTATGTTAAGGAAAATAACATTAAAACTTTGAGTAAGTTAAAAGGAATCAAGCCCCACATCGCCCTCATTTTAATTATGCACTTGCAAAAAATTTATTTTCTCAAGGAATATAACAATCTCCAAAATAGTGTGATTGATTGTTTAAAAATACTTGGTTCTTTGCTCCCGATTATTTATAAAGCAATTAATGAAAGTAACCATCATTGTGATAATGTTGACCAATATTTAAAGCAAGTTCTTCAAAAAGCGTGTTCTTATGTCTACTTATAATTTCCGCTCGCAAACTTTTGCCCAATATATCGGTCAAGAATAAATTAAAAAGAATTTAACCCTCGCGATTAAGGCTAGCAAGTTAAAACAAGAACCCCTCGAGCACATTATTATTGCGGTGGCTAGTGGTTTAGGAAAAACGAGTTTGGCCTATTTAATTGCCAAGGTGACTAATAGTAAATTGCATGTTTTGGACGACCCAAATTTATAAAAATCAAGTGATTTAATTAGTTGTTTAGGCCAGTTGCACGACTATGAAATTGTTTTTATTGATGAAATCCACTCAATTGCCAAAGAAGTTGGGGAAATTTTATACCAGGTGTTAGAAGATAATAAACTAAACTTAGTGATTGGCAAAGATTATAATACCCGTGTTATTAATCTCGATTTGCCAAAATTTACCCTCATTGTGGCAACCACCTTAGTGCACCAATTGCCCAGCCAGCCCGTTATTAAAACGCTTTCTCCACTATTTTTACCTCAGTCCTTATTAACCAGCAGAAATTTGTCAAATTCTTGCCACGACAATGGAAAAATACCACCTTATTTTAGCAGCTGATGTAATTGCTTATCTTGCTACTTTTACGCGCAATAATCCTCGCCAGGCCATTAATCTGTTAAAATATGTCCATGACTATAGTTTAGTTGTCAATAAAAACAACCTTACTTTACCAGAAGTACAAGATATTTTAACTAATTTAAATTATGCGCCCGCCGGGTTAAACCGCTTAGAAATTAATTATTTATTAACAATTAACGAGCTTTTTGGGACCGACCCAACCGGTTGGTTTGGTTTCCCTAAGTCAAGTTATTAATGAACCATTGTTAACCAATTACCAATGTAATTGAGCCTTATTTATTGCAACAAGGCTTATTGCTAAAAACGCCCTGGGGGTCGTGTTTTAACCAATGATGGTTAGCAATTATTGCGCAATTACGCGAAAAAACCTGATAATTTTTTAAATATTTTTCAGATTTTACTTAATTTTTCAAAAGAACTAATATATAATAGTAATTGATTTGAAATAAGGTGGAGCTTAATGGAAAATACAGAAAAATTCCGTCGACAAACAGCCGATTATATCATTAAAATGATCAGATTA is drawn from Spiroplasma mirum ATCC 29335 and contains these coding sequences:
- a CDS encoding YebC/PmpR family DNA-binding transcriptional regulator; this encodes MAGHSQFANIKHRKDAQDAKRAKIFIKISKEISVAVKKGGPNIESNPSLRLVLEKARANNMPKDNYEKVIKKAAGETTTDNYEEVRYEGYGPNGVAVIVDCLTDNRNRTAANVRSYFTKKGGSLGQTNSVAYLFECKGIIAFSNNQLREDEVLEWLLETEAEDLQVENNNFIITTAPDKLMQVKKFLTEVKKINDFDFDVVEITMNPTQFVEVDSSTKEKVEGLINLLEEDEDVQQVYHNAQWD